A portion of the Tamandua tetradactyla isolate mTamTet1 chromosome 16, mTamTet1.pri, whole genome shotgun sequence genome contains these proteins:
- the SLC27A5 gene encoding long-chain fatty acid transport protein 5, whose protein sequence is MGVGQQLAVPLLLLLPWGLGQPAWPAVVAVALRWWLGGAAACGLLGLAGLAWLWLDLWMPHGLSLAAAALILTLMPARPPPGLRWLLADVAFAVRITRLGLGVRARLGRRPPNTFVDSFQRHARAQPDLVALVWTGPGSHAITFRELDERACRAAWALKAELGGPAEPVALLVPASQAVPALGMWLGLAKLGCPAVWVNPHGRGALLLHAVLSSGARVLVAGPELRESLEEVLPELQAKNIRCFYLSRSSPTPGVGALEAALDAAPADPVPADLRAGIVPRSPALYIYTSGTTGLPKPAILTHERILQMCSTMTLFGVTGNDVVYVVLPLHHAMGLVVGVLSCLELGATCVLAPKFSASCFWDDCRQHGVTVIQYVGEVLRYLCHTPQRPEDRTHKVRMAIGNGLRADVWETFQQRFGPIQIWEMYGSTEGNIGFINYVGQRGALGKMSCLLRMLSPFELVQFDTETEEPIRDSQGFCIPVGPGEAGLLVSRVTGRQPFLGYRGPRELSERKLVRGVRRAGDVYFNTGDVLAMDREGFLYFRDRLGDTFRWKGENVSTREVEGVLSLVDFLQEVNVYGVSVPGCEGKVGMAAVQLVPGRAFDGQQLYRHVRAWLPVYAVPHFIRVQDVLEVTSTFKLLKSRLVREGFNVGAISDPLFVLDERAQAFQPLTPETYQAVCDGTWRL, encoded by the exons ATGGGTGTTGGGCAGCAGCTGGCCGTGCCTCTTCTTCTTTTGCTGCCCTGGGGCCTGGGGCAGCCTGCGTGGCCCGCAGTTGTGGCCGTGGCCCTGCGCTGGTGGCTGGGGGGCGCGGCGGCCTGCGGGCTGCTGGGCCTGGCCGGCCTGGCCTGGCTGTGGCTGGACCTTTGGATGCCCCACGGGCTGAGCCTGGCGGCCGCGGCCCTCATCCTGACCCTAATGCCTGCCCGGCCGCCCCCGGGACTGCGCTGGCTCCTGGCCGACGTGGCCTTCGCGGTGAGGATCACCCGCCTGGGACTGGGGGTACGCGCGCGCCTGGGGCGCCGGCCGCCCAACACCTTCGTGGACAGCTTCCAGCGACACGCGCGGGCGCAGCCAGACCTTGTGGCCCTGGTGTGGACGGGCCCCGGGAGCCATGCCATCACTTTCCGTGAGCTGGATGAGCGGGCCTGCCGGGCGGCCTGGGCCCTGAAGGCCGAGTTGGGCGGCCCCGCGGAGCCAGTTGCCCTGCTGGTGCCGGCCTCGCAGGCTGTGCCCGCCCTGGGCATGTGGCTGGGGCTAGCCAAGCTCGGCTGCCCAGCGGTCTGGGTGAACCCGCATGGCCGCGGGGCACTACTGCTGCACGCCGTCCTCAGCTCCGGGGCCCGAGTGCTGGTGGCCGGTCCAG AGCTCCGGGAGAGCCTGGAGGAGGTCCTTCCTGAGCTGCAGGCTAAGAATATCCGCTGCTTCTACCTCAGTCGCTCCTCCCCGACGCCGGGAGTGGGGGCTCTGGAGGCTGCCCTGGATGCTGCGCCCGCGGACCCCGTGCCTGCTGACCTCCGGGCAGGGATCGTGCCCCGGAGCCCTGCCCTGTACATCTACACCTCAGGGACCACTG GCCTCCCGAAGCCGGCCATCCTCACGCATGAGCGGATACTGCAGATGTGCAGCACGATGACCCTGTTTGGGGTCACAGGCAATGATGTGGTCTACGTGGTGCTGCCCCTGCACCATGCAATGGGGCTTGTCGTTGGGGTCCTCAGCTGCCTGGAGCTCG GAGCCACCTGTGTTCTGGCCCCCAAGTTCTCTGCCTCCTGCTTCTGGGACGACTGCCGACAGCATGGTGTGACTGTGATCCAGTATGTGGGCGAGGTCTTGCGGTACCTGTGTCACACTCCCCAG CGGCCTGAGGACCGGACACACAAGGTCCGCATGGCTATCGGTAACGGACTCCGCGCAGACGTGTGGGAGACCTTCCAGCAGCGCTTCGGCCCCATACAGATCTGGGAAATGTACGGCTCCACCGAGGGCAACATTGGTTTCATCAACTATGTGGGGCAGCGTGGAGCCCTGGGCAAGATGAGCTGCCTCCTTCGA ATGCTGTCTCCCTTCGAGCTCGTGCAGTTTGACACAGAGACAGAGGAGCCCATAAGGGATAGTCAGGGCTTCTGTATCCCTGTGGGACCAG GGGAGGCGGGGCTCCTGGTGTCCAGGGTGACGGGCCGCCAACCCTTCCTGGGCTACCGCGGCCCCCGAGAGCTGTCGGAACGGAAGCTGGTGCGCGGCGTGCGGCGCGCAGGCGACGTTTACTTCAACACGGGCGACGTGCTGGCCATGGACCGCGAGGGCTTCCTCTACTTCCGGGACCGCCTGGGAGACACCTTCCG GTGGAAGGGAGAGAACGTGTCTACGCGGGAGGTGGAGGGCGTTTTGTCCCTTGTGGACTTCCTCCAGGAGGTGAATGTGTACGGCGTGTCTGTGCCAG GTTGCGAGGGCAAAGTGGGCATGGCTGCCGTGCAGCTGGTGCCCGGCCGGGCCTTTGACGGACAGCAGCTGTACCGGCACGTCCGTGCGTGGCTTCCTGTCTACGCAGTTCCCCATTTCATCCGTGTCCAG GACGTCCTGGAGGTCACCAGCACTTTCAAGCTACTGAAGTCCCGGCTGGTGCGTGAGGGCTTCAACGTGGGTGCCATCTCTGACCCCTTATTCGTACTGGACGAGCGTGCCCAGGCCTTCCAGCCGCTGACACCAGAAACATATCAGGCCGTGTGTGACGGAACCTGGAGGCTCTAA